Proteins from a genomic interval of Arvicola amphibius chromosome 14, mArvAmp1.2, whole genome shotgun sequence:
- the Tmem167b gene encoding protein kish-B isoform X2: MTNVYSLDGILVFGLLFVCTCAYFKKVPRLKTWLLSEKKGVWGVFYKGKVLSGHRGERVLSSSCCDWDPAACCCCNCLHCNGLLRPVYQMNSQVSYSSTTNQGDKDEELAGNLDSV; encoded by the exons ATGACGAACG TGTACTCCTTGGACGGGATTCTGGTGTTTGGTTTGCTCTTTGTTTGCACCTGTGCCTACTTCAAGAAAGTACCTCGTCTCAAAACCTGGCTGCTCTCAGAGAAGAAGGGAGTTTGGGGTGTGTTTTACAAAGGTAAGGTTTTATCTGgacacagaggagaaagag TTCTGTCTTCTAGCTGCTGTGATTGGGACCCGGCTGCATGCTGCTGTTGCAATTGCCTGCATTGTAATGGCCTTTTACGTCCTGTTTATCAAATGAATTCCCAAGTATCCTACTCATCAACTACCAACCAAGGGGATAAAGATGAAGAACTTGCCGGAAACCTGGACTCAGTGTAG
- the Tmem167b gene encoding protein kish-B isoform X1, whose product MTNVYSLDGILVFGLLFVCTCAYFKKVPRLKTWLLSEKKGVWGVFYKAAVIGTRLHAAVAIACIVMAFYVLFIK is encoded by the exons ATGACGAACG TGTACTCCTTGGACGGGATTCTGGTGTTTGGTTTGCTCTTTGTTTGCACCTGTGCCTACTTCAAGAAAGTACCTCGTCTCAAAACCTGGCTGCTCTCAGAGAAGAAGGGAGTTTGGGGTGTGTTTTACAAAG CTGCTGTGATTGGGACCCGGCTGCATGCTGCTGTTGCAATTGCCTGCATTGTAATGGCCTTTTACGTCCTGTTTATCAAATGA
- the Taf13 gene encoding transcription initiation factor TFIID subunit 13, protein MADEEEDPTFEEENEEIGGGAEGGQGKRKRLFSKELRCMMYGFGDDQNPYTESVDILEDLVIEFITEMTHKAMSIGRQGRVQVEDIVFLIRKDPRKFARVKDLLTMNEELKRARKAFDEANYGS, encoded by the exons ATGGCAGATGAGGAGGAAGACCCCACC tttgaggaggaaaatgaagaaattggaggaggagcagaaggtggacaggggaaaagaaagagactttTCTCCAAAGAAC TACGGTGTATGATGTATGGGTTTGGGGATGACCAGAATCCTTACACCGAGTCGGTGGATATTCTTGAAGACCTTGTCATCGAGTTCATTACTGAGATG ACTCACAAAGCAATGTCAATCGGAAGACAGGGTCGAGTGCAAGTTGAAGATATTGTCTTCCTGATTCGAAAGGACCCAAGGAAGTTTGCCAGAGTTAAAGACTTACTTACTATGAATGAAGAATTGAAACGGGCTAGAAAAGCTTTTGACGAAGCCAACTATGGATCTTGA